In the genome of Plasmodium chabaudi chabaudi strain AS genome assembly, chromosome: 6, one region contains:
- a CDS encoding CIR protein, which produces MSKEVCKAFKDIDKLIKVESSGEDVFIENNKILNAYCPTYVNGEGGQCIGYIEIVNSGFISLLEKFNNFDNGRNLESERRFQYAILWLGYKLNKYSNIKLTILNDFYTKIKINSKYIMHITGNETYKNYKDHIDKKPDLMNMNIKTIFKFYEALQILCNMHNEDKEKNTDCTKCSQDAEKFVESFKELNDDSNHIEGSSYSQILSTLSNDYDNFKKTCCNGQSKNLPSLPQIKPTKISSQKSLEGSGKGSAQKSLESPGHTYGQNSEDISLKSPIANTLIPVLSIFAVPIFLGIAYKYSLFGFDKRLHRKYLREKVKQIKNKINHYI; this is translated from the exons atgTCTAAGGAAGtg tGTAAAGCATTTAAAGACATcgataaattaattaaagtGGAAAGTAGTGGAGAAGATGtatttattgaaaataataagataTTGAACGCTTATTGCCCTACCTACGTAAATGGAGAAGGGGGGCAATGTATTGGCTATATCGAAATAGTTAACTCTGGTTTTATATCATTGttagaaaaatttaataattttgataatgGGAGAAATTTAGAAAGCGAAAGACGTTTTCAATACGCTATTTTATGGCTaggatataaattaaataaatattcaaatataaaactcaccatattaaatgatttttatactaaaataaaaattaattcgaaatatattatgcatataactGGTAATGaaacttataaaaattataaggaTCATATAGATAAAAAACCAGATTTGatgaatatgaatattaaaactatatttaaattttatgaagCATTACAAATCTTAtgtaatatgcataatgaggataaagaaaaaaatacagaTTGCACAAAATGTTCGCAAGATGCTGAAAAATTTGTTGAAAGTTTTAAAGAACTTAATGACGATTCTAATCATATAGAAGGCAGTTCATATAGTCAAATATTGTCTACATTATCAAATgattatgataattttaaaaagacATGCTGTAATGGTCAATCTAAAAACCTTCCATCTCTTCCACAGATAAAACCAACAAAAATTTCTTCACAAAAATCTTTAGAAGGTTCTGGAAAAGGCTCTGCACAAAAATCTTTAGAAAGTCCTGGACATACATATGGACAAAATTCTGAAgatatttcattaaaatCACCAATAGCAAACACATTAATTCCAGTTTTATCAATATTTGCAGTACCAATTTTCTTGGGAATTGCTTATAAg taTTCGTTATTTGGATTTGATAAACGGCTTcatagaaaatatttaagagaaaaagtaaaacaaataaagaataaaattaatcattatatatga
- a CDS encoding fam-a protein: MNKRYITIALTLLSLAGYMQNVAFAKETASDGAAEPANQTSVFDEYDDDMICENLEEASIALNHAKDSSKLLLKLAENMDGYSINPSEDENIPIYSKKFGIVDIGRIQVTIPSASKYDDVINTIWDYNDKKKLDDTFIIGYLARVYAPFLVIMEHGNIHQTARTPRKRFAVAAKIKVSNDTTVIVCPTRTINFFGAIVKKTNLIEFFEMTRRIETDINADQALVNLCSNIAGFIIKHRDDSVEVTYINAICEFRNYNNNKRDRDITYTNILNLAKNI, translated from the exons atgaataaaagatatattacGATTGCTTTGACACTTTTAAGTCTCGCAGGATATATGCAAAATGTAGCATTTGCAAAAGAAACTGCTTCAGATGGTGCTGCCGAACCAGCAAACCAAACATCTGt ATTTGATGAATACGACGACGATATGATATGTGAAAACTTAGAAGAAGCTTCAATAGCATTGAATCATGCAAAAGACTCATCAAAACTTTTACTAAAACTTGCTGAGAATATGGACGGTTACTCGATCAATCCTTCAGAAGATGAAAACATACCTATATATTCTAAGAAATTTGGAATTGTAGATATTGGAAGGATTCAGGTTACCATCCCATCTGCCTCTAAG tACGATGATGTAATAAATACTATCTGGGATTacaatgataaaaaaaaattggatgacacatttattattg gaTATCTTGCTCGTGTATATGCCCCATTTTTAGTCATAATGGAGCACGGTAACATACATCAAACGGCTAGAACCCCCAGAAAAAGATTTGCTGTAGCCGcaaaaattaaa GTATCAAATGACACAACTGTAATTGTGTGTCCTACAAGaacaataaattttttcgGTGCTATCGTTAAAAAAACTAATTTAATCGAATTTTTCGAAATGACAAGACGAATCGAAACTGACATTAATGCCGATCAAGCATTAGTCAACTTGTGTTCTAACATAGCCggatttataattaaacaCCGCGACGATAGCGTTGAAGTTACTTATATAAACGCT ATTTGTGAGTTTAGAAATTATAACAACAATAAAAGAGATAGAGatattacatatacaaatattctAAACTTAGCAAAAAACATCTGA